In the Arachis ipaensis cultivar K30076 chromosome B10, Araip1.1, whole genome shotgun sequence genome, one interval contains:
- the LOC107624066 gene encoding uncharacterized protein LOC107624066 isoform X1, with protein sequence MSLPLAFFRAAIMVAEREEDPRGREGRGQSHRRQIRCRHAFPTADPSLPMETLSPSCCTAAATVGFPGRGARTGERERERESPQREKHDYTRTEGGGRTRRRRGRLVAAPLVARNGATVAGKHARASKLTGNTTLPLF encoded by the exons ATGTCGCTGCCGTTAGCGTTTTTCCGTGCCGCCATCATGGTCGCCGAGAGGGAGGAGGACCCGCGAGGAAGAGAGGGACGCGGTCAGTCTCATCGTCGTCAGATCCGTTGCCGCCATGCTTTTCCCACCGCCGATCCGTCTTTGCCGATGGAGACCTTGTCCCCAAGCTGCTGCACCGCCGCTGCCACCGTTGGGTTTCCGGGAAGAGGAGCTCGAacaggagagagagaaagagaaagagagagtccGCAGAGAGAGAAACATGACTATACACGAACAGAGGGGGGAGGAAGAACTCGCCGGAGGAGAGGGAGACTCGTCGCCGCGCCTCTAGTCGCCAGGAACGGTGCTACCGTCGCCGGAAAACACGCCAGAGCTTCCAAACTCACCGGCAACACTACCTTGCCACTGTTCTG a
- the LOC107620488 gene encoding LOW QUALITY PROTEIN: kxDL motif-containing protein 1 (The sequence of the model RefSeq protein was modified relative to this genomic sequence to represent the inferred CDS: substituted 3 bases at 3 genomic stop codons) has translation MEEQDCEKESVKLASEEISHEFKTLVNSNDLXXXXXFPFFLSFLDFIMIILMCXXXFDEFFRLGRLQDSNAVLSHFNEFSEHCYAEISGDLARNTRILKSIKTDLDYIFQKLRSMKSKILNTYPDAFPADSESEVVDRRPDLEMPK, from the exons ATGGAGGAACAAGATTGTGAGAAAGAATCGGTGAAGTTGGCTTCAGAAGAGATCTCCCACGAATTCAAAACCCTTGTCAACTCAAATGATCTCCNNNNNNNNNNNNNNttccctttctttctttctttccttgaTTTTATTATGATTATTCTCATGTGTTGATAATAATTTGATGAATTTTTCAGATTGGGAAGATTGCAGGACAGTAATGCCGTGTTGTCACACTTCAATGAGTTCTCTGAGCATTGCTATGCCGAGATTTCTGGAGATCTCGCCAGGAACACTCGAATTCTCAAGTCTATCAAGACTGACCTTGATTATATTTTTCAGAAGCTAAG AAGTATGAAGTCAAAAATTTTGAACACCTATCCAGATGCATTTCCTGCAGATTCAGAGAGCGAAGTAGTTGATAGGAGACCAGATCTTGAAATGCCCAAGTAA
- the LOC107624066 gene encoding uncharacterized protein LOC107624066 isoform X2 — MSLPLAFFRAAIMVAEREEDPRGREGRGQSHRRQIRCRHAFPTADPSLPMETLSPSCCTAAATVGFPGRGARTGERERERESPQREKHDYTRTEGGGRTRRRRGRLVAAPLVARNGATVAGKHARASKLTGNTTLPLF; from the exons ATGTCGCTGCCGTTAGCGTTTTTCCGTGCCGCCATCATGGTCGCCGAGAGGGAGGAGGACCCGCGAGGAAGAGAGGGACGCGGTCAGTCTCATCGTCGTCAGATCCGTTGCCGCCATGCTTTTCCCACCGCCGATCCGTCTTTGCCGATGGAGACCTTGTCCCCAAGCTGCTGCACCGCCGCTGCCACCGTTGGGTTTCCGGGAAGAGGAGCTCGAacaggagagagagaaagagaaagagagagtccGCAGAGAGAGAAACATGACTATACACGAACAGAGGGGGGAGGAAGAACTCGCCGGAGGAGAGGGAGACTCGTCGCCGCGCCTCTAGTCGCCAGGAACGGTGCTACCGTCGCCGGAAAACACGCCAGAGCTTCCAAACTCACCGGCAACACTACCTTGCCACTGTTCTG A